DNA from Methanobacteriales archaeon HGW-Methanobacteriales-1:
TTATTAACCAATATAATTGAAGATTACCCTATTGCCGGTAAAAAAAGTAAGGCCAGTTTAGCTAAAGAACAAATATTCCAGAGCAAGATGATATGCTGTGAATATGACACATTTATGGAATATTATGGTCATTTGGATAATTTAAAAAATAGATTAAACACTTTCAGTTTTAATAAAACAGACCAATCAAATTTATGCTTAACCAACGTTGAATATGGACTTACAAAATCAATTATTGGAATAAAGACCTGGAATTTGAAAACAATTAATGGTGATGTTTTAAATTGCGATTTTTCAATAGAAACATTTGCCCCATCCCCATATCAGGTTGAAAATGTGCTAGCTGCTGTTTGTTGTGCTTTAACATTATGTATGGGTCCCAATAACATTAAAGAAGGGCTAAAAAATTTTTCTGGATTGGAAGGAAGAAGTTCTATAAAAAAATTTGATAAAGTAAACATTATTGAAGAAATTAATCCCGGTATAAATATCACCGCCATAGAAAATGCGATTAACATGACTATGGAACTAAAAAACCCAGCCATTATTCTAGGCGGACAATATGGAATAACTTGCGAAGAAATAGATGAAATTAAAGCCGCTGAACTTTTAGAAAAGATATTTTATAATAAAAATAATAATACATCAAATAGTATTCCCGAAAAAAAGATTTCTTTAATACTTACCAACGAATTAGGGTTAGGAATTAAAGAAAATATGAATTATAATCCGCATCACTTTTTTGATCCTCAAGAAGCAGTCCAATTTGCTATTGATAATGGAAGAAAAAATATTGTTTTCATTTATCGCTCAAATTACTCAAATCTTAAGCAACGGTAATTAGTATATAAATAATAAAGTAATTATATTCATTATATCTGATATCTGGAAAAAATTTAATATAATATTTAATATAATAATTGGAATACATTTTATTCAATAGATATTTTCGAATGAATGTTTTATATAATGAAAATCTTAATTCATGATATCACTTATACATTTAATATCGAATTAAAAAAATTTAAGAATGAAAACAAAAAAATCTAGAAATACATTTTAAGATAGATTATATTGCAGATTAAACTATTTATGGATTAAAATTCATTTTTAAAGTATAAATTTATAAAATAAGAATTATATAATTTATTCAAATTAAAAAATCCCCCGTTATAATTTTGGAGATGATTCATTGATTGTAGGAACTCGAGGGAGCATGCTTGCCACAGTGCAAACAAAATATATTATCAAAGAAATTTCAAAAATAAGCAATGAGAAAATAGAAACCCATATTATTAAAACTATGGGGGATCAAATAACCAATTCTCAACTTTACAATATGGATTCCCGGGGACTTTTTACAAAAGAACTTGATCGGGCGGTTTTAGACGAAAAAGTCGATTTTGCTGTTCACAGCCTAAAAGATGTTCCCACCAATTTAGACCAGGATTTGGTGATTGCAGCAGTTCCCATTAGAGAATCACCTTATGAAGTCTTGGTTTCCAAAAAAAGCTGGGAAGAACTTCTCCCAGGTTCAAAATTAGGAACCAGTAGTCTGAGAAGAGAAGCTTTTTGTAATTATCACCAAAAGAATTTTAAGTTAGAGCCTATAAGAGGAAATATAGAGACTCGGATTAGAAAAGTTATGGAAGGCGAATGTGATGCTACTTTGATGGCAGAAGCCGGCCTTAATCGTCTGGGATTGACAAAGCATATTAAAAATAGATTCTCTTTGGAATATTTAACTCCCCCCGCAGGACAAGGGGCACTGGCAGTAATAACCAGAAAAGATAGTCCAAAAAGAAGCATTATTGAAAAATTAAATCATTATATATCTTTCCAAGAAGTACTTGCAGAAAAAACCGTACTTGAAAAATTAGGTATTGGTTGTCAATGGCCATTAGGTGCCATAGCGCGCGAAAATAATGGTAAATTAGACCTTTATGCAGTTCTTCTAAATAGGGAAGGAGAAATTTTATCAAAAATCAATTTAAATGGCTCAATTAAAGAAGCCAAAGAATTAGGTTTAATTGCTGCAAATCATATGGAGGATTATGTGTGAATAAAGTTAATGTGGGAGTAATAGGCGTAGGTGCAATGGGATATAACCATGCGAGAGTTTACTATCGCCTTGAAGAAGCCAATTTAATGGCTATTTCTGATATAACACAAGGAACTTTAGCTAAAGTTTCAAAAAAATATGATGCACAAGGATTTGTGGATTATGAAAATATTCTAGAAATGCCAGAAATAGAAGTTGTTAGTGTTTGCGTTCCTACTACACACCACTATAATGTGGTAATGGATGCTATAGAACATGGAAAACATGTTTTAGTTGAAAAACCAATTGCTTTTACACTGGATGAAGCCAAGGAAATGGTTAAGGCCGCCAAGAAAAAAGGTGTTAAATTAGGAACCGGGCATGTGGAAAGATTTAATCCTGCTGTTCAGAAAGCCAAAGAACTCATTGAAAATGATGTTATTGGAGATGTAGTTTCTGCCTCTGCTAAAAGAGTAGGACCATTCCCTCCCCGAATTAAAGACGTTGGCGTAACTATTGATTTGGCGATTCATGATCTTGATGTAATGTATTACTTATTTAGTGAGCCAGTAGCAGAAGTTTATGCTACTATGGGAAGTATCTTAGAGCGGTGTGAGTTTGAAGATCATGCCGAAATCATGACTAAATTTGACAGTGGAATAACTGGTATTTTAGAAGTTAACTGGCTAACTCCTTACAAAAGGCGTGAATTGGAAATTACTGGAACTGACGGCATAATCTCTATTGATTACATTGATCAAAGCATTGATGTATTTGGAAAATTTGCTCAAGATGTTCAAATAAAACATGAAGAACCATTAAAAGAAGAAATAAAATCATTCCTTTCATCAATTGTTAATGATGAAGATCCTGAAATCACAGGGGACGATGGAATCTATGCCCTTAAAACAGTTCTAGCTGCCATGAAATCTTCCAGAGAGCATAGGCCAGTTAAATTAAATGGAGAATAATTAAGTTATTATAATAATCCAATTAACCAGTGAGGGTTGTAAATGAATCAGGAACTTATAAAAAAAGCTAATGAGCTGAGAAGCAGAGGTTTTACTACAGGAGAAATCGCCGACGAGCTAAATGTTTCTAAGGACACAGCAAGGTGGCTTACACTACAATCTACTGGTAAAAAAATGGGAGAATCTGTAGAAAAAGCTCCTATTGACTTTGCAATTAACTGGGAAAGTTTAGGTGGTAGTTCTGCCCGTTTAAGATATGTTTCTGCAGCCATGGCCGATATGGCATTAAAACATGGCACTGCTGATGTGGTGGTTGGTATTGCAGTGAGTGGAGTGCCATTTGCCACCATGATGGCTGATGTAATGGATGTGGAATCTGGTTTAGAAACATCAATTGCTGTTTTTCATCCTATTAAACACAGGAAAGGCGAAGATGCAGCAGGGGCCATAAGTAGTAATTTTGCTTCGGTGAGTGGTAAAAGAGTAGTAATCGTCGATGATGTTATTACCAGTGGTCGCACTATAAAAGAAGTTATCAATGTCCTTAAAGATCAAGGAGCAATCCCTACGGCAGTAACTGTCTTGATTGACAAAAAAGGAATTTCCCAAGTTTCAGATGTTCCCGTTGAATCATTGATTCAAGTCAGCCGCCTTGGTTAATATTTAGTCAGGGTTAATTTATTTTTCATTATTTTTTTAAATTAATTACAATGTTTTTTTTATTTAAATCAAATCCAGACTGCTTCCGTTAATATTTAATAAGAGAATATTTCAATTCTATTTTAAGAAAAAAGCATTTTATTTGTATCTGAATTATGAATTTAATATAAATTCCTTAAAAGTGTTTAATAAATTTAAAAAAATTCTTTTCCTATTAGTAATAAAATATTAATACATGCGACATAAAGTTCAGTTAGTTTATAGAGACATGAATTTAATTTCCTTGTCTCCAAAAAAAGCACTATTAATTTTTTTTAGATTATGTGAATTTATAAAAAAATTGTTTATTTATGGAGGATATTTACCTGCGTTGTGGGGGCCTTCCCTTAATTTAACTGTTTGTTTTATTTTAAATATTTCTTTAGACTTTAGAATACTTGCAATTTCTTTTTTACTTCCATTAATCGTTTATAGTCATGATTATCATGAAGATTTAGAAAATGATGCTAAAACTAATCCTGAAAGAGCAAATTTTTTAGACCCCAAGCGAAGTAAACAATTAACATTTTTTTATCTTATTCTAATGGGGATTTTATTAGTATGGGTATTCAGTTTTGCAATAATAGTATTCGTAATAACCCTTTTTGTGATGGGAATCCTTTATACAGGAGTTTTAAAGGGAATAACTCGGAAAATTACGGCATTTAAAAATTTTTATATAGCTTTAATTTGGGGATCGTGGGGAACATTCCTAATTGCTATTTACCATAAATCAACCTTTAATATGGGATTTATTTTCTTATTTTTGTTTATTTATTCTAAAGTAATTGTAAATACTATTTTTTTCGACCTGAAAGACACAAAATCAGATAAAAAATCTGGATTAAAAACTATGCCTGCTGTTTTAGGAATTAAAAATACAATCAACTTTTTAAAAGGGATTAATATATTAACCTCAAGTATTTTAATAATAGGAGTGTATTTAAAAGTTTTACCGCCAATTGCCTTATTTTTGACACTTTTTTATGCATATACATCTCATTATCTGAAAGTAGGCCATGTGAATCCATCAGAATTATCAAATAAATCTTTTATTGCAGATATAGAGGCAGTTCTATATCCGGGATTATTGGTTTTTATGAAATTTCTATTTGGAAGTTAATTTCAAAAATAAGCCATTGTAAAAAAAATAAAAAATCTAAATAGAAAATTTGAAAAATTATGAACATAAAACATAGTCACATCTAAAAACCGACATCGAACATAAAACTCCTGAAAAAATAAATATCATGGCCATAAGCATGTATCTTAAGGCCGGTATCTTAAAACAGCACCTATTCCGCCAAAAGCGCGGAGTAGTTGCATTCCTTCTTCTGTTTCAGTAGATACTATCTCTACTTCTGACCCCACTTCCTCTGACATTTCAACAAAGTCATCAATGACATCTTTGCTTTCTACAACTTTCATTTTTTCATTGCAGCTATTGCATGTTTTTTCAACTTCAGATTCTGAATTTTTAGTAGTATATTCTGAAGTATGGCCACAAACAGAACATTCATAGCTTATTCTTTTAGAATTAAGGTCTTCAGACAATAAAAGAATTTCAACAGCACCCATTTGAAGATTCTTTCTCACTTCTTTCTCACCATAAGATGCCAGACCATTATCATTTATCAATTCATGTAAGAACCTTTGAACCAGCTTCTTTTCACGCATTACATCAATTTCAGTTAAAACATCCATTGATTTATCAATGACCTCACGAATACCAAATTCACCAGTATATGAAGTATCAACAGTAGTTATTACCTTTTTCTTTATTTCATGGTTCATGTAGTCACCTTTAAGGAATTCTTCCTTAGTATGACCCGGACCGCCCAATACAACACCATCTAAATCAGGTAAGGGTAACCATGCATCATTGATATGTTCACCTATTCTTTTCAAAAATTCGTGTGCTGCCAATTCAATAACCCGATCAAACCTTCGTTGAGATTGACCTCCTGCCTTATGCTTTCCTGGTACTCCACTGGTTAAAGTTTTGACGATGTCAATTCTTTTACCCCTTAAAATAGCAATAGTAGCTTCTTTCCTATCAAGAACCGCCAGGCCATAAACATCTTTGTCCCCCAGCATTTCTTGAAGAGGTTCCAGGAAAAATTCAGAATTACAGTGATAGGTATAGGTTTGAATTGATTCTGGAGGCTCAAAAACATAAGTCTCCATTTTTTCTGTACCTGGGCCGCCCCTAGGTATCATCCCTACAAACATCACCAATCCACGTTCAGGAGGTTTTGGAAACAGCCTCAATCTTTGTATTATAACTTCAATAGCAGATTGAACATTTTTTTTGGTTGATTTGCTCTTGATGTTTGCACTCTGGCTCATTTCTTCCCGCATATGTTTAGCAACATCACTGACCTGTTTGTCTGGTGGGATATAAACTGAAACAAGTTCAGTTCCTCTGCCTTTTTTATCGGCAAGCTCCTGTAAAGTTCTTTTAAACTCATAAAGATCTTTTGATGATATTTCAGTCAATATATTCACTCCTGATTCTATAAAAAAATATATTCAATTATTATATTGAATTAGATTTCAATTGATAAAGTTATTTAAATTTGTTTAATATTTTTATTATATTCTTAATTTAATTAGATTATCTGGGATAAATAAATAAATCTAATGTGAATTTTTATTTATGAAAAATATTTTTTATTTAATTTTTTAGCTAAGACTACCTTATTAGAAAACAATGTGTATCAATAGTAAATTATGCAAATTTGATATCATATTTTTTTTATATATATTTTAAATAAACAGTTATAAACTATGTTATTTAAGGGTATAAAGTTATACTTCTAATTATATTATAATGATATAATATAATTAAATATTTAAATAGATTAAAATTTTAAATAGATTAAAGATTCATAACTGGTTTTAATTTAAAAATTTATTATAAATTCATTTTATAAACCAGTTTAAACAATTAACTAATAAATTAATATTTTTCAATAATAAAGTTAAGGCCTTTAAAATGGCCAGGCGATCATTATGAGAATTGTAGTAACTATCGGCGGATCCATTATAATAAAAGAATATGACCACCAGAAATTTGAAGATTATGCAGAAATTTTAGGCTCTTTAAAGGACCAGCATGAGATATTTGTGGTTGTAGGTGGTGGCCAACCGGCCAGAGATTACATAAAAGTAGCAAGAGACCTAGATGGTGGTGAAGCACATTGTGATGATATTGGCATAGATGTTACCAGATTAAATGCCAAGTTATTAATTATGGCACTTGGTGGCGATGCCTATCCTTTAGTTCCAGAGAATTTCCACCAAGCACTAGAGTATTCTACTAGCAATAGAATAGTTGTTATGGGCGGTACAGAACCTGCCCATAGTACTGATGCCGTAGGTGCTATTCTAGCAGAATTTGTGAAAGCAGATCTTTTAATAAATTTAACATCCGTAGATGGCCTTTATGACAAAGATCCAAATAAACACGACGATGCCCAGCTTCATGAAAATGTTACTGCCACCAAAATGATGGAATTTTTGGCAGATAAGGACGTGAAAGCAGGAACATACGAATTTTTTGATATGACTGCCATACAAATGATCAAACGATCTGGAATAAAAACCATTATTGCTAATGGGAATTATCCTGAAAACTTATTAAATGCTTTAAATGGAAAAATAGGAACTGTTATAATTCCTGAATAAAAAAATATTTATTAAAATATAATTAACAAATAACAAATAAATTAAAGAAGGTATAAAAATGACCAAGCCACACCGACACTGTTCCGTTTGCGGAACTCCCATACCCCTAGAGGAAAGAACCTGTTCAGATAAATGTCAAAAAATCTTAGTTGATAATAGAAATAAAGTCAATAAAACTAAAAAGATTATTTACATTTTATTTGCTGCATTTGTACTTATTTGGATAGGCATGATGATTTATAACAAAATGTAATCCAAATCATATTTAATAGTTTAAATAGCAATAATTACTCTAAATTATTCTATTCCATTATTTAATTCTTTATTTTTCTATTTAATTTAAATATAATCCATATTTAGTTTTTATTTATTTCTATCTTTGGCGTTGATAAGCATAATAAATAAGTGCCAGGCCAATAAAAATGCCCAAATACATAGGATTAATAACCCCAAGTCCCATTAAAATATAAATTAATCCCAAAACTAATAAAATGTTTCTAAGATCATTTTGGTACTTATTAGAATATCTTGATTTAAAAATAAGATATCCTGATGCTCCAAGCAATATTCCGGCTATTAAAAGCCATATTTCAATGACATAAATTTGATATATTAAAGAAATCCCCAATATCAGTGAAATTGCAAATATAGCTAACCAAACCATTTTTATTCTTTCATTTGAAATTTTTTCAAAATTAGTATCCTTAAATTCACTGAAAAAGATTAAAAGACAAAGGCCAAGTAGAATCAGACCAGAAATCTTACTCAGGTTAACCTGACCCAAATATGGATAAATAATAATAATAATACCTGCAGCTGCAGATACATAAGCAATTTTATCACTTTCTGGCATTTGATAACTCCTTAATTAATTATATTTATTCTCATTTTAAATTTGATTATAAATAAAGTTGATTAAATTATTTTAATTAGGTGAAATTTTAATAATATAAAAACATCATCAAATATTTTCTTATTAATTGAATAATACATTAGATTTAATATTTTTTTCACTTTGAGAATTAATAAGCAATATATTAATCAATAATATGTTCTCTAATGATATTTCTTTATTTAATTTGTTCAGTTTGTTTTTTAATTTGAGGATAGGATTTAAATTGGAATTCTTAGAAATTCAAAAACTCCTATCATTTTTAAACCAATATAAATTAAAATGGCTGAGAATATGTATCTCAAATAATTTTCAGGCAATTTTTGTGCTGTTCGGGCACCTAATTTAGCCATAGGTATACTAAATCCGGCTAAAACTGCAAACTGAAGTAAATTTATATATCCTAACGAATATTCAGGTAATCCTGGGACTCCTAAACCATTAAATGTGTAAGATATTATGCCTCCCAAAGATGTGAGAATAATGACTGCTGTAGATGTTCCCACAGCCTCAATCATCCTAAATCCAAGTAAAATAACCATGATTGGAACCAGTATTATTCCCCCACCGATTCCCAGTAGTCCCGAGCAGATTCCGGCTATAAACCCGTAAAATAACAAGTGATAAATATCTAAAATCTTTTCTCCAGATTTCTTAGGATTACTATACTTTAAAAACTGGATTACTACCAAAAATATTAAAACTCCGAAAAGAACTTTTAAAATCTCACCTGGAGTATGGGCCGCGACAAATCCCCCTAAAATTCCTCCGAAGAAACCAGCTAAACCTAAATAAATTGCTGGTTTAATCAGAACGCAACTATTCTTATGGTGAGTATAGGCCCCACTTAAAGCCGTGGGAAACATTACGGCTAGGCTAGTTCCAAAAGCCGTGCGAATAGCTGTATCCGTGTCCACACCTAAAGATTGTAGCAAGAAAAACTGTATCGGGGCCAGAATAAATCCACCACCCACCCCTAGAAGGCCTGTGAAAAAGCCCACAGCAATGCCAGTTATAGCTAAAATAAATAGGTAAATAAGGTTTATTTCCATGATACTATTTAGAATTATGAATCATATAATTTATTCCATTAAATAAATTAGAATAACTAATTTAGTATTCAAATCAACTTAAATTCAAATATTCCTTGAAAAGGTCATTTTCATCTGTTTTTTTCCACATTGAAATAAATTAAATCAATATCCTATTTTATCCATTTCAAATATTGTTTAATGTTATCTGGAATGATTTGATCAATAAATCTTTATCTGTGATTTCATAAGAGTAAAATCGTATTTATCAACATTTGTCCTTTAATGACAGATATGGTATTTGAAACGAGAATCATCAATTATTTTACCATAATAATTTCAAGTTTAAAGATAAATCAATTTCAATACTATTAGTTTATTAATTAAATAAAAAATTGAGGTTGCTCATTTTTATTATTAGTATTATACAAATACATTCTAAACAAAATATTAAAACTGATAAACACTCAACTATTTAAATAAAAAATGATAAAAAGAATCTACTAATAACAATTACTACTTAAATATCAATCATTTTCAATTAGTCATAATTAAGTTATTTTTACTAAATTCCAATATTTTATTGTGGTGTTAAGTCTTGAAAATCCAATCATATCTGTATAAATATAAAATCAGCGTAATTGGGCTCCTATTAATATTATTAGGAGTTTTTATATTCAAATATGATAATTTAGACATTTATATCCGGCCATTGACACAAATTTTTTTAATGGGTTCTTCTGAAGGAAAGGATGTTTTATTTTTCTTATTGATGGGAAGTATGATGTTTATCAGTCCTCTTTTCAGCAGTAAAGGTTATTTACGCGGTAAATTATCCTATTTTAACTATTTTAAAGAATGGAAAGGTAATGATTTTCTTAAAGTGACCATTATAATAGTTTTATTCACTTATATTTTAGGAATTATCATGGAAATATGGCTTAGAGCACAGTTTGGTGTTTCCATATTCACTACTTTTGTTTCATTAAATCCTGACCCCACAACAAGTAGTATTCTCCACAGCCACATATTCAAAGCCGTGCTTGGGCCATTTATCTCTTCAGTTGTCACTGTCCCTATGGGGGTACATACTGGAACATCATTATTACAGTACGTACCAGCTATCGGACTTTTAATAATTATTATATTTCCATTAGTTTATTTATTAGGTCTATTTTCAATAGGAGAAAGACGAGATTATCATCAAGTTATAGTAATATTTGCCATTTCTAACACTATTATTGGCTTAATAGATGGTGGATTATTATCAACTCCAGCCATGGTTGGGCTTTCTGGAATTTTAGGCATGTACTCCCTAAAAATGCCATTTTCTCCAAAAAATTTAATCACACCTACTGCTATTATTGCCCTTTTAATTATACTAAGAGTTATTTTAGGAGTTTTTGGATCTAATACGGATTATTATGAAGTAACAGTTATTGGTGCTGGTGAAAATCTCAATTTAAGTGATTATGATGTGTTATCTATTCAAACCCAAGGCGAAAAAACAGTAATCCACATATCACCCAAATATAATGAAATGATTCTTTTAAATGACCTTGCACAGACTTTAGAAGGCAAATGCCAAGGATTTTTCATAAACTGGAATTTCTTCTCGTATTTTAGAGATTCCACTTCTTAAAAAGAGTTAAATGAATTGATTCATATTTAAATAAATTTTATAATTTTTAATAAATTTATTTTTATAAATTTTTATAAGTAGTTTTATAAATAATTAATAATAACCAGACGAGATAAGATAAAATGACAAAAATCAGCATTATAATTCCTACATTCAATGAAGAGGAGTATTTACCTCAACTTTTAGATAGTATAAAAGATCAGAGTTACACCGATTACGAAATAATAATTGCTGATGCTCAGTCTAAGGATAAAACTCGTGAAATTGCCAAATCATATGGTTGCATTATTACTGAGGGAGGTTTACCTGCACTTGGAAGAAATAATGGAGCTAAAAAAGCTAACGGGGATCTTCTTTTGTTTTTAGATTCAGATTTGATTTTAACTGATGATTATCTAAAAGATTCAGTAGAAGAATTTGAGGAAAACAATCTTGGAATTGCTATAACTCAAATGATTCCACTATCTGATAAAAAAAGGGACAAAATACTTCACGAATTTGCTAACCGATTTATGATAATGGTTGAATCAATTAAACCACATGGCGCAGGATGTTATGGAATAATATCCCGTAAAGATTTACATGATCAAGTGGGAGGATTTGAAGAATCCCTTGATTTTGGAGAAGATAGTGATTATATAGAACGAATTGGAAAAATAAGTTCATTTAAAGTACTTAGAAAGCCACATGTTCTAGTTTCCATACGCAGATTAGAAAAAGAAGGCCTTAAAAGTCTAGCATATAAATACAGTAAAAGTACTGTTTATGACTTTATGGGGAAAAAAATTACTGCTGACGAGCTTGATTACACCTTTGGTTACAGTGATGAACACCGCCCTAGCTTTTTAGAAGAAGATAATTACGCCTATGAAGACTTAGAAGCCAATGAAACTAATGTTTCTTACAATAATCTTGAAAAAAATCATATAAATCAATCTATTGTAAAAGAAAATCCAGAGGATACTCTTGAAAATGCAGAGGCTGCAAAAAAACGGATTATATATTCAGTTTGTGGAGAAGGCTTGGGCCACGCCATAAGAAGTGGAGTAATTATAGAAGAGCTAATTGAAAGATATGACATTCTTATTTTTGCCAGTGACCGAGCTTATACCTATCTTTCCCAAAAATTCGAAAATGTGTATGAAATTTATGGTTTTAATACAGTTTATGAAAATAACACAGTTCAAAACAGAAAAACATTCGTGAAATCAATGAAAAGGCTTCCTAGAGATTTAAAAGAAAATTTAGGATTGCTTTACAGATTAGCCAGAGATTTTAAACCCAATGCTATTGTTTCCGATTTTGAATTTTATGCCAGTCTTTTAAGTAAGTTACTTAGAATACCACTCATAAGCATTGATAATATGCATGTAATTACTCAGTGTAACATTGAATATCCGGATAAATACAAAAAAGACAAGCTAAAAGCTGAAAGCGTCGTGAAATCATTTATTGTTCGGCCTAAAAGACATATAATTATCAGTTATTTCTATCCTGAAATAAAAAACCCCGAAAAAACCATTATTTACCCCCCAGTTCTTAGAAAAGAGATTATCGAACTTAAACCAGACTATAAAAATCATATTTTAGTTTATCAAACCAGTAAATCAAATGAAAAATTAATTAAGACTTTAAAAAAGGTTAAAGAAAAATTCATAGTATATGGGTTTGATAAAAACGAAGTAGACAAAAATTTAGAATTTAAAATGTTTAATGAAGATGAATTTTTCAGTGATTTGCAAAATTCCAGAGCAATAATAACTAATGGGGGTTTTACCCTGATTAGTGAAGCCCTGTATCTAAAAAAACCTGTTTACAGCATTCCCGTCAAAGGTCAGTTTGAACAAATCATAAATGCAATCTATCTTGATAAACTAAGTTATGGTGAGTTTCACGAAGAAATTAATAAAAATAGTCTGGAGAAATTCATCAAAAAACTGCCCAAATACCAAAAAAATCTCAAAAAATATGATGGTGGAGATAATAAGGCCTTGATCAAAGAATTAGAGAATTCTATTGAAAAATATGCCAAATAGAATATTTAATTTTTAAAATTATAAATAATTAAAATTGCACATCAAAAAAAAAATCAGAAAAAATATAAATTTTGGGTGAAATTATAAGGTTACACCCATATCTAGCTGCTCAGTGAGTTCTTTGTATCTATTACGAATAGTTACTTCCGTAACTCCAGCAATATCTGCCACATCTCTTTGAGTCTTTCGCTCTCCCAAGAGAACAGATGCAATATATAAAGCAGCAGCAGCTACACCAGTTGGTCCTCTACCTGAAGTAAGCCCTTTTTCCATGGCCTTTTCAATTATTTCAATGGCCTTAGATTGTACTTCTCCAGATAATCCCAGTTCACTGGCAAAACGAGGTACATAATCCACCGGAGATGTTGGAGGAAGTTTTATTCCTAATTCCCTGGTTAAAAATCGGTAAGTCCTACCTACTTCTTTTTTACTTACTCTAGAAACTTCAGCAATCTCATCAAGAGTACGAGGCACATTACAACGCCTACAAGCAGCATATAATGATGCAGCAACTACACCTTCAATACTTCTTCCTCTGATGAGCTTGTTTTCCACAGCACTTCTGTAAACTACAGATGCAGCTTCTCTTACACTTCTAGGAAGTCCTAATCGAGAAGAATCCCGGTCCAATTCACTTAATGCAAAGGCCAGGTTTCTTTCAG
Protein-coding regions in this window:
- a CDS encoding sulfite exporter TauE/SafE family protein; translated protein: MEINLIYLFILAITGIAVGFFTGLLGVGGGFILAPIQFFLLQSLGVDTDTAIRTAFGTSLAVMFPTALSGAYTHHKNSCVLIKPAIYLGLAGFFGGILGGFVAAHTPGEILKVLFGVLIFLVVIQFLKYSNPKKSGEKILDIYHLLFYGFIAGICSGLLGIGGGIILVPIMVILLGFRMIEAVGTSTAVIILTSLGGIISYTFNGLGVPGLPEYSLGYINLLQFAVLAGFSIPMAKLGARTAQKLPENYLRYIFSAILIYIGLKMIGVFEFLRIPI
- a CDS encoding teichoic acid biosynthesis protein gives rise to the protein MTKISIIIPTFNEEEYLPQLLDSIKDQSYTDYEIIIADAQSKDKTREIAKSYGCIITEGGLPALGRNNGAKKANGDLLLFLDSDLILTDDYLKDSVEEFEENNLGIAITQMIPLSDKKRDKILHEFANRFMIMVESIKPHGAGCYGIISRKDLHDQVGGFEESLDFGEDSDYIERIGKISSFKVLRKPHVLVSIRRLEKEGLKSLAYKYSKSTVYDFMGKKITADELDYTFGYSDEHRPSFLEEDNYAYEDLEANETNVSYNNLEKNHINQSIVKENPEDTLENAEAAKKRIIYSVCGEGLGHAIRSGVIIEELIERYDILIFASDRAYTYLSQKFENVYEIYGFNTVYENNTVQNRKTFVKSMKRLPRDLKENLGLLYRLARDFKPNAIVSDFEFYASLLSKLLRIPLISIDNMHVITQCNIEYPDKYKKDKLKAESVVKSFIVRPKRHIIISYFYPEIKNPEKTIIYPPVLRKEIIELKPDYKNHILVYQTSKSNEKLIKTLKKVKEKFIVYGFDKNEVDKNLEFKMFNEDEFFSDLQNSRAIITNGGFTLISEALYLKKPVYSIPVKGQFEQIINAIYLDKLSYGEFHEEINKNSLEKFIKKLPKYQKNLKKYDGGDNKALIKELENSIEKYAK
- the tfb gene encoding transcription initiation factor IIB (stabilizes TBP binding to an archaeal box-A promoter; responsible for recruiting RNA polymerase II to the pre-initiation complex), translating into MKSDVSEVEKETKCPECGSENLIGDYERAEIVCGGCGLVIDDSLVDMGPEWRAFDHEQRDKRTRVGAPITYTIHDKGLSTMIDWRNKDIYGRDIPARNRAQWYRLRKWQRKIRISGATERNLAFALSELDRDSSRLGLPRSVREAASVVYRSAVENKLIRGRSIEGVVAASLYAACRRCNVPRTLDEIAEVSRVSKKEVGRTYRFLTRELGIKLPPTSPVDYVPRFASELGLSGEVQSKAIEIIEKAMEKGLTSGRGPTGVAAAALYIASVLLGERKTQRDVADIAGVTEVTIRNRYKELTEQLDMGVTL